A stretch of DNA from Macrotis lagotis isolate mMagLag1 chromosome X, bilby.v1.9.chrom.fasta, whole genome shotgun sequence:
GAGAACTGCTGAGAGGTGACACTGAAGCAAACTTgtaaaaactcaaatatcttGCTTTGCAGCTGTTCCCTGCAGAGTCCATACATCTTTTCAACAACATTAAGTGAGCACATTAATGACTATGgctaagagatgatttttaacttttccttggGGCCCAGGACACTGCACTGAGGCTCACCCAGCCAGAATGTCAGCCTAAATGGTTGAACACCTAAAGCTGAGGAGCATCCCTGAAGATAGTCTTTACTGCTCCTCATCCACTTTTACATTTCCCTAAATCTCAACCTGGCCAATGTCCAGGATTCCAAGCCCATGTTCCCCATGAACACCTCAAACATAATTTATCTTCTAAGTCTACAGTCTTACCCTTGCCTCCACCTTCCTTGGATTAGGGatcttgtatttaaaaatgaCTTCTTCAATTTCTGCTCTCCTCCTTAATGAAATATAAAACTCAGATCCTGGCCACAATTTGATTTCTATAGGCTTTCTTGGTCTTGTGTCATACCACCCCCCCTTCATATAAACTACTTGTCAGCTAAGACAAAGATTCCTCATTATCTGCTTTTATCCCATCCTTGCCCTTCTTTTATGCCTTTGCTCACATCCTTAATGCTTAAAACAAAAATTCCCAGTTAAAATCTTTCAATAGTCAACTAAAGTGCTACAAAAAAAGGCTTTTATTTCCCCTAGCAGAAAGGGATCTCTCTATTCCTTAAATCTTACCATTTAAAATTGTATCCATCTTATTTCCTCTATTGAATCATAATTTCTTAAGAAGGCCCGtatctttattctattttttttaatatctcaccCCCCCCCATATCATTGTGCCTCAATCCTGACATGCACTCAATTGTCTGTTTAATGAAAGCTGGAATAACAAAGTAGCAATGGACCACAGAGGTTAAGATTCCCAAGAATTTACATGCTGGAATGatggatcaaaaaataaaatttaacagagATAAATGTGAAGGTCTTCATCTAAGCTGGAAAGCAAATTTAGGCAGTATAACACCGCTGTAGTTCACACCTATGGACTACCTCAATTACCTTTTACACACCAATTACCAATTACACACATCCAAAGGCCATCGTCACTGTGGACTGTTTCCTCTTAAGGGTTCTTGGTGGAGGTGAAGTCAAGAAAGGGAAGTTGGTAGTAGGGAAAACAATAGACATGGCCCCTGACAGGCCAGATTTGAGGCTGAAAATAACCTGGGATCTGAACCAGGTACAAGCAAATCCTAGTCTGGGAGGCTTGGATGCTCCCAGGGTTTAATTCTAGGTTATCACCAGTCTCTAAGAGAGACACCAAGGACCAGGGAAGAATTGAAACACCAGAAGGTAGGACTGGGTTTTTGGCTCTCCTCTCACCCTTTGCAGTAAAAGCAACCTTTGAATCCTCCTCAGCACCCAAGAGTTTGACATGCCTGAACATGGATGGTACAGGCTTATATGCTGGTGTGCAAccccccattcccctcccccccgTGCAGAGGAATGTGGGCACTGAAGGGGAATGATGAAAACTCAAAAAGATGACAATTCCAATGGCCAGTCCACAGACAGCAATCTGAGGACCTGACACTTTAACTTGTAAATTCTTGGCATAAATTTGGGTGGCACACGGCTACACCCAGAAACAGAGTTGAGAATCACAAAGGTTCCAACAAAATGGACCAAAAAGCAAGGTTAAATGTGACAGGAATGAATGTCAAGTCCTTCATTTAGGAACAATTCCATCAGCATTGGCTGGGGAAGTCAGCCAACATTTCAGGTGGAGAAAAATCCAGCTATTCTGTTCATAGCTTGAGACCTTCCTCCTGcttctttattttcccaacttTAGTGAGATGGCCAAGCCAAAAAACCACATAGTGGGAACAGAGGATGCTTTCACCTTCTTTTAATCCTGGAATCCTGACAAGCTCAGATCAGCATTAGGGttccagagaaaaacaaaaggttTAACCACCTTTTGTGTTCACCACGTGTGTGATTATGAATCATCTGTGAAATAATTCAGGTTATGATGCCTCAGCCTGGATAAGCAAAACGTCAGCAGGTCCCCATGCATATGTTGGCCATAGCTGTTTCTCTCAGCAGTCAGGAAACAACAAAGACATATGCTCCAATGTCTAAAAACATAGGGATGAGGAACTAAGGGCCAGGGTAGGGGAGAGGCACTAGCTCTGCCAGACAGCTTTTTCCTCTGGGGTTAGGAATTGAGGAGGAAATAGCTGACTATCTATCCCTCTCTCAGTGGGATAAGCACCAATCCCACTCAAGCACCATGTACTCCTGGGATCCTGGGAATGAAAGGGATTGTCTTTTGTGAAATTTGGCAGGGGAAGATGATATTAAACTAATACTGACCTCGTCTTGTTTCTGAGTGatggtaaaatgagaaaaatacttCAGTGATAGGTAGTTCTTTATCACCTCCTTACCCCTACTTTGAGTAGAAACAGGGGAGATATTTAGTGACCTGATTAAATAAGAATGTGGGTGATCACTGGGCAGCAATCAGGATGCATCCTGATTACAACTGGGAGCTGCTGTGGAAGGAAGTCCCAAATAGGCAGTGGATTTCTGAGGTAaatattgtcattctcttttctaGGGTCCTAAGTTTATAGACTAGAGAATTTCACAGGAGTCAAGGAAGtccaaagaacattttaaaaagttaaatataatcaAGTCTGTCCTGGAACTAATTTTCATTATAACTAATTGTAATTATCTTATTTGTCATACTATTTCTGAATCATTAcccttttctcctttaatatgggaataataaatCCTGGAAAATGTTTGTGTGGAGTATGGAGAAACAGggtttaaaaaaaggggaaaaaagatcccAGTGAGCAAAACTAGATACACCAGTGGCAggaggcaaaaaaagaaaggcCAGGAGATCTGAGCTTAGGAACCAAGTGGTACTTGGTGTTTCAAACCAGAGTTAAAAATCAGTGAGATTTAGAAAGTAGTGAAAAATTAAAGCCCTGGGCTCAAGGGCAAAACCATTCAGAAATCAAGTTCAGAGAAGAACTTGAGCCCTAAAGAAGCTGAAGAAAAACCAGTCCCTAAGGTCCAGGGAAGGATCTCACAGGCTGCATTTTTCCACTGCCTCTTTCTTCATGCTACTGAAGGGTGAAACTAAGGAGTAGCTAAGGCTGATGCAGCTAAGGAAGGGACTAGCACCCGCCTAAGCTCAAACCCTTCCCAGCATGAGGTAGatgtctaaaagaaaaaaaagttgtaggGAGATTCTTGGagaaaagaaaccaggagaaaaCATGAGAAACTAAGTGGGCATCCTTAGAAGAGAAGTTCACAACAGTAAGGAGGGACAGAAAGGGAAAGGCTATGGCCTAATCTTGACCAAGAGAACATCTGAGACTCCAGTGATACATAACTCAGAAGCTCTGGGGTCTAAGCTTGGTATATGACCTCCCATTCCTCAGTAATGAATGCCAACTTCCTTCCTTCACTGGGGGATGGATAGAACTATGCCCTGTCCATAGGAACAATTCATTAACTGAATGGGGTTTCCAGAATCTTGGGTCTATCCCACTGGCTGGGAGTTTCTCATTACCACTAATCATCCTTGACAAGGATCTTTCAGGTGAGGCACAGGTTGGAGCTTCCTTCTTAGTTAGCCCCTTTCCCGTGTCTGAAGAAGGCTGGCAATGAGAGCAAAGCTTTTGTGGCTCCCTGCCTAATCCCAAGATATGTGGCCCAGAAGGTAAGGAGGCTCTCCTGCCAGGCCCAGGGGGAACTGGTGATTGTAAGGGCCTCCCTGTCCCTGGCAGGAAGCCCTCCCATCACAAGCTAAAGTAGTCAGGCATATTTGGACCATAGACATCCGTGGTCCACAGCACATCAGCCCTACCTGCTGCTATTAGCATCTGGTGCATCTCTCCCTGAACTTGAGCAAATTTCTCCTCATCAATATAGTCTTCCAGGAGGTTAGCAGAAAGGGGCACCCCAGGCAGGTCCTTGTAGCAGTCCACAGGAAATGGATACACTACCAGCTGTAGGTCAGGCATTACCTCAGAGCGTGACAGTAAGGCCTTTAGCCCAATGCTGGAAAGGGGATTGTCATAGAGACCAAGATACCGTAGGCGAGTGCAGCGGGACAGAAGAGGCAGGGTACTAATAAGGTGAACATCCATGAGCTGGCACTCTGTCACCTTCAGACACAGCAAGGAGGCTGAGGCCTCCCCCAAAAGAGCCTGGAAGGGGGGCAAGAGGTCACCTGACAGGTTGTTGCCACTGAGATCCAGCTTCTTGAGGTGGGGAGCATGGGGGCTCTGGGACAAGTAGCTCAAGTCCACAGGGAGCAGGTAGCAGACAGGAAGTTCCAGGCTTTCCAGAGGACACTGCAGGCCACTgcaaagagagacacagaaatgCTATTACTTCTCAGGGAAAATGGGATGAAGCTGTAACTTCCTGGGACTTGCTTCCAGGCACCAGAGCTGTCCAGGCAGCCTCTTCCTTCCTGGTGAAAGGGGCAACTTTTGCCTAAGACCCATGGTGAggaaaagacaaacaaaagagAAGCTGTAAAGTTTTAAGGCACAGAGTTCTCTGCATAATGACTGTTCTCCTGCTCTCAGTCTTTTCACTACTTACAGAGAGATTTCCTCTGGTTCTGGAAGGGACCTAAAGCAACAAATTCCATGAAGTCCACTTTCTCCAGAAAACTGGAGCTCTAAGATTAACTTGCTTGCCAAAGTGGAACAGTTGGGAAGTTCTGGGACAAAGATTTGAGAGCAGGTCTCCAGTAGTCCTTTCATTCTAAcgtttgtaaaaacaaacaaggaATTTAGATTTAAggcaagagaaggaagggaaccTTCAGACAAGTATTTTTGAAAGTTACCAATATCTCTCAAGCTGAATAGTTCCTATTAGTGAACCTTGAAGCAGTTTTTTGGAGACTTCTTTTAAGCTAAGTAGGCTTAACCAGTTCCTGGGAGCAAGAACAAGTCCATGAATCAAGAAGATCACTCACCTGAGCAGCTGGCGCAGCTGGCCTGAGAGCCAGGAGGTGCCCAGATTGAGCTCCTTGAGGCGTTTTAGCTTGCTCATCTCTGAAGCCAGGAAGCTGAAGGTACCTTCCAACATGGCCCAGAGCCGCCACACATCCATGTTACTGTACTGAAGTTTCAAGCTCAAGAGATTAGTGAATTTCATGATGGAAGCTACTATCTCCCACACACCCCCGGCTTCTAGAGTAAAGAAGGACAAGTCTAGTCGGCGTAAGCTTGAGTGGTCCAATAACCCCAGGAGGTCCACTGTGATGTCTGGTGGGAGGTCTTCAGCTCGGAAATCCCGGCAGCATAAGCGCAGGGGGCTGACAGCATTATTCTGCAGGGCCTGCTTCAGAAAACCACTGGAGGAAGGGGTCACCCAGAGATCTACACGCACTTCCACAGGGAGAAGTGTGCAGGGCAGGTCCTcaacctttctgcatttgttagGACTTTCATTTGGCTGCTCAACTTTGTCCAAAAGGTGGCAAATGCCAGCCTGGGCCATAGTCATGGTGCGGGCCCACATTTTCATAGTTTTTAGGTCTTCTTCATAGCCATAATCCAGGAGCCCAGTCATGTCTAATAGTTGCAATGGATGCCTCCTGAGGGAAGGACAAAAAGTGAGACCCTGAGCCAAAACACAGCCCATATCCTGCTATTCTTATCCCAACCTAAGGAGGGTATATCTGAAATAATTAACTA
This window harbors:
- the LOC141500102 gene encoding leucine-rich repeat-containing protein 14-like isoform X1; amino-acid sequence: MSWYFKKYTHIYIYVKMNKPLFSLISPPGEMGQGLCNKTFCLILHICYLTFFNAFPSNQGNINREHVTITSTRSEFNFTVVAPKFIKRQPGSSHLPEVQYYLSCVIGGSCPPYSAMRPLVFLCAQQVIKDEESACQALELLPQDLYPVLFKAAFMHGKTLLLQALVHTWPYPILSFKQLLQDRPHCRRALRQDWPHCLRALLQECPNCPRALLQDRPAEELVQAMIMGVKARLEEATDNGTQQSLYRRHPLQLLDMTGLLDYGYEEDLKTMKMWARTMTMAQAGICHLLDKVEQPNESPNKCRKVEDLPCTLLPVEVRVDLWVTPSSSGFLKQALQNNAVSPLRLCCRDFRAEDLPPDITVDLLGLLDHSSLRRLDLSFFTLEAGGVWEIVASIMKFTNLLSLKLQYSNMDVWRLWAMLEGTFSFLASEMSKLKRLKELNLGTSWLSGQLRQLLSGLQCPLESLELPVCYLLPVDLSYLSQSPHAPHLKKLDLSGNNLSGDLLPPFQALLGEASASLLCLKVTECQLMDVHLISTLPLLSRCTRLRYLGLYDNPLSSIGLKALLSRSEVMPDLQLVVYPFPVDCYKDLPGVPLSANLLEDYIDEEKFAQVQGEMHQMLIAAGRADVLWTTDVYGPNMPDYFSL
- the LOC141500102 gene encoding leucine-rich repeat-containing protein 14-like isoform X2 encodes the protein MRPLVFLCAQQVIKDEESACQALELLPQDLYPVLFKAAFMHGKTLLLQALVHTWPYPILSFKQLLQDRPHCRRALRQDWPHCLRALLQECPNCPRALLQDRPAEELVQAMIMGVKARLEEATDNGTQQSLYRRHPLQLLDMTGLLDYGYEEDLKTMKMWARTMTMAQAGICHLLDKVEQPNESPNKCRKVEDLPCTLLPVEVRVDLWVTPSSSGFLKQALQNNAVSPLRLCCRDFRAEDLPPDITVDLLGLLDHSSLRRLDLSFFTLEAGGVWEIVASIMKFTNLLSLKLQYSNMDVWRLWAMLEGTFSFLASEMSKLKRLKELNLGTSWLSGQLRQLLSGLQCPLESLELPVCYLLPVDLSYLSQSPHAPHLKKLDLSGNNLSGDLLPPFQALLGEASASLLCLKVTECQLMDVHLISTLPLLSRCTRLRYLGLYDNPLSSIGLKALLSRSEVMPDLQLVVYPFPVDCYKDLPGVPLSANLLEDYIDEEKFAQVQGEMHQMLIAAGRADVLWTTDVYGPNMPDYFSL